GATGGTGACGGCAAAGAAGATACCGAAGAATCAAAAACGGAATACAACATTACCGTTGAGGATACCAAAGGAAAAATCGAAAATGCGTATATCGAAATAAAGGACGGCAAAATCACCGTTACGCTTCCCGATACGCATACGCTCACAACTTCAAATCAGACAACCGTAACCGTGCTTGATAAGGAGAATAAAGGCGTTGCAAATGTTTCTGTAACCGTTACGGATAAAAACAAGGCAACTGCAACAAAATCTACCGATACAAATGGTAAAATTACTGTTCCCGTCAAGTCAACAGGTGGCGGCAGCTCGTCTTCCGGTGGTGGCGGTGGTCGTGGCGGCAGCAGCGGTGGCAGCTACATCAGTTCCAACATCACAAATATTACCGTAACCGACAAAAACGGAAAAAATGTATCTGTTTCAAAATCAACCGATAAGGACGGCAAAATCACGCTGACACTTCCGAATGGCGCAGAACTCACAGGCGACAATTACTATACAATTAAGGCAACCGACAATAAAGGTAATGCAAAGGCTGATGTTTCCATTATCTTAAAGGATAAAAAGAACAATTCCGCTAACGGCACAACGGATAAAAACGGTATGCTGATACTTCCGGCATCAGAGCATAAAGCATATATTTTCGGTTATGCGGACGGCACTTTCAGACCGGACAATAATATGAGCCGTGCCGAAGCTACTGCTATCTTTGCAAGGCTTATTTCCGAAAAGAAAGGCGAAAAAATCAGTGGTAAGTCAAACTTTAATGATGTATCCAAAAACGAATGGTATTCCGATTATATAGGTTATCTTTCAAAGTACGGCATCATTAAAGGTTACTCCAACAGTACATTCAGACCGGATGATAATGTTAGCCGTGCGGAATTTGTGGCTATGACGGTCAGATTTAATTCTCTGTTTAATGATGTTAAGAAAGGCAGCTACACCGTAAAATACACCGATGTTGCAACAAATTATTGGGCGTATTCCGACATTGCCTACGCTAAAAATGTTGGTTGGCTCAATGGATATGCGGACGGAACATTTAAGGGTGATAACGCTATTACCCGTGCAGAGGTAGTAACAGTCGTCAACAGAGCAACAGGCAGAAAAGCTGATGAAAGCTACATCACAAAGAATGTATCCGTACTCAACAAATTTACTGATATTCGCAACAATTCTATGTGGTATTACACAGATGTGATGGAAGCGGCAAATACGCACCTTGCAAATTCCTCAAACGATACTGAAACTTGGGTAAAATAATCCTTTGTGCAAATGGGAGAAAGCAGTCGGAAACGATTGCTTTCTCGTTGTTTCTGTGGTAATAATATTTGCAAGATAAATCGGGATTAATGAAGATGGTTTTGAGAATAGCAAAGAAGTACAGCTTTGGAAATAACCATAACTGTACTTCTTATTTTCGATGATTTACTTAATACACTACGGCATCATCTGCAGTAAACCCACCAAGAGAGTTTTCTTTTACCTGAATGCAGATATAAGTGATTTTGGAATCATTTGCTGCGAAGAATTGTCTTTTTGCCATCGGGGCAATTTTTAACCAATCGCCTGCAGAGAGCTCTATTTCTTCGCTGTCAATCACAGCTTTGCCTTTACCGGTGATAATACCGTAAATTTCTTCATTGTTCTTATGAGAATGAACGAATGGAACACTTGCGCCGGCAGGAAGCTGATTGATGCTAATCTCCGCACCTGTTAAAGAAAGTTTTTCATGAAGCTCTATTCTGCCTTCGTTTCCGATGTTTGTTTTAGTGTAGTTTTTCATGATAAATACCTCCAAAATTTTTTAGCAATTTCTCTTTGCTTGACTATAGTTTATCACCGTACACATTAAAAAACAAGTACGCACTTTTTTATAACTATATACAATTTTCGAAATGTGTGATATAATATGATTGTGAGGTGATAATATATGAAGACAAAAAGTGAATTACCTGCTTGCCCGGTGGCAACAGCTGTGGAATTAATCGGTGGTAAGTGGAAGCTACTAATCCTTCGCAATTTGAAAGCACGCCCATGGAGATTTAACGAATTGCAAAGAGATTTGGAAGGAATATCACAAAAGGTATTAACCGATAGTTTAAGGCAAATGATTGATGATGGACTTGTCTATCGTCACGATTATCATGAATGGCCTCTGCGAGTAGAGTACGGATTGACAGAACTTGGACGACAGATGCTTCCGATTCTGGACGCTCTTGCTGATTTTGGAAATTATTATAAATCAATTATTCAATAAAAATGTAATTTTGATTTACACATTAGAATAACAACTTCCGGTTTATATAACCGCTTTTAAGGCAACCTACGGGTTGTCTTTTTCTTTTGAAAAATTTGCGGATTTGTCTGGACTTTCGGAAAATGTTGTGGTATTGTTTGTGTTGCCCGAAAGGGAAAATATATAAATTGGAGGAGCAAATATGAAGTACAAAAGAATTATCAGTGCGGCAATGGCGGCAGCGTTAATCGGAACAAGCGGTGTGTTTGCGGCAGATGTTAAAGCCTCCGATAAGGCTGAAAACACAGGCATATACACCGAAATGTTCGATGATGAGAACTACACCGTCACACTTGACGCAAACGGCGGATTTATGGGGCAGGGATATGTCAACACAGCGGCAAGCGCCACATTC
This sequence is a window from Qingrenia yutianensis. Protein-coding genes within it:
- a CDS encoding S-layer homology domain-containing protein — protein: VKDMSVIVSEKAVEGTETKSLTGVTDKDGVIILPPSNEGVTDKDGKTDISETIPGKDTDGDGKEDTEESKTEYNITVEDTKGKIENAYIEIKDGKITVTLPDTHTLTTSNQTTVTVLDKENKGVANVSVTVTDKNKATATKSTDTNGKITVPVKSTGGGSSSSGGGGGRGGSSGGSYISSNITNITVTDKNGKNVSVSKSTDKDGKITLTLPNGAELTGDNYYTIKATDNKGNAKADVSIILKDKKNNSANGTTDKNGMLILPASEHKAYIFGYADGTFRPDNNMSRAEATAIFARLISEKKGEKISGKSNFNDVSKNEWYSDYIGYLSKYGIIKGYSNSTFRPDDNVSRAEFVAMTVRFNSLFNDVKKGSYTVKYTDVATNYWAYSDIAYAKNVGWLNGYADGTFKGDNAITRAEVVTVVNRATGRKADESYITKNVSVLNKFTDIRNNSMWYYTDVMEAANTHLANSSNDTETWVK
- a CDS encoding cupin domain-containing protein: MKNYTKTNIGNEGRIELHEKLSLTGAEISINQLPAGASVPFVHSHKNNEEIYGIITGKGKAVIDSEEIELSAGDWLKIAPMAKRQFFAANDSKITYICIQVKENSLGGFTADDAVVY
- a CDS encoding winged helix-turn-helix transcriptional regulator, whose protein sequence is MKTKSELPACPVATAVELIGGKWKLLILRNLKARPWRFNELQRDLEGISQKVLTDSLRQMIDDGLVYRHDYHEWPLRVEYGLTELGRQMLPILDALADFGNYYKSIIQ